A region from the Candidatus Caldatribacterium sp. genome encodes:
- a CDS encoding carbohydrate ABC transporter permease has translation MSRTGRRRDVMKKFFSVLLTILLVLLETYPLAWLLLSSVKAPHEFTTRPIYALPTEIWGENYRRAWTEGKVGTYFYNSIIATFPSLFFVLLLGTMAAFGIEILRWHLKNTILLVFLAGIMIPVQMLLLPLFVLYHRMNLLDTRLALILTYVAYGLPLTVFFMSSYFQALPREILEAAILDGATIPQIFSRIALPIAANAIFTLAMVQFFFIWNDLIFSLTFISKTELRTIQTGLLNFAGRFGQIEWGPTFAAISLAVIPTFLVYLFLSRLIMEGLTAGALKG, from the coding sequence ATGAGCCGAACAGGGAGGCGGCGTGATGTGATGAAGAAATTTTTCTCCGTACTGCTCACCATCCTTCTCGTCCTTCTCGAAACGTATCCCTTAGCCTGGCTCTTGCTTTCCTCTGTAAAAGCACCCCATGAGTTCACGACACGACCCATCTACGCTCTTCCCACCGAAATATGGGGGGAGAACTACCGAAGAGCCTGGACAGAGGGAAAAGTAGGAACTTACTTTTACAACAGCATCATAGCAACTTTTCCTTCGCTTTTCTTCGTCCTCCTTCTTGGAACTATGGCAGCCTTCGGTATCGAAATCCTGCGCTGGCACCTTAAAAATACCATTCTTCTCGTTTTTCTAGCTGGGATCATGATTCCTGTCCAGATGCTTCTTCTGCCTCTTTTCGTCCTCTACCACCGTATGAACTTACTCGATACGCGATTGGCTCTCATTCTTACTTATGTGGCCTATGGCCTCCCCCTTACGGTGTTTTTCATGAGCAGCTATTTCCAGGCCCTACCTCGAGAGATTCTCGAAGCTGCCATACTCGATGGAGCTACCATCCCTCAGATTTTCTCCCGGATAGCCCTTCCCATAGCCGCTAATGCCATTTTCACGCTGGCTATGGTGCAATTCTTCTTCATCTGGAACGATCTGATCTTTTCTTTAACCTTCATAAGCAAAACAGAACTGCGAACTATTCAGACAGGGCTCCTCAACTTTGCAGGACGATTTGGCCAAATCGAGTGGGGGCCAACATTTGCAGCAATTTCCCTTGCCGTTATTCCTACCTTTCTCGTCTATCTCTTTTTAAGTCGCCTCATCATGGAAGGTCTTACCGCTGGAGCATTAAAGGGGTGA